A genome region from Oenanthe melanoleuca isolate GR-GAL-2019-014 chromosome 2, OMel1.0, whole genome shotgun sequence includes the following:
- the RP9 gene encoding retinitis pigmentosa 9 protein: protein MAQRAPRGLGQDEEDGAEEEEAARGSQARARSHAEPAASGGSRTQDRHERKRKRQEEQQLQKIQHLESFYEKPPPGLIKENETKPEDCIPDVPGNESAREFLAHAPTKGLWMPLGKEVKVMQCWRCKRYGHRTGDKECPFFIKGNQKLEQFRVAHEDPMYDIIRENKRHEKEKRIQQLKQLLEDSTSESDSSDEDDEDGSSSTSSEHKHKKKKRKKEKKKKEKKKKKKKKRKSSKSNDKSESD, encoded by the exons ATGGCCCAGCGGGCGCCgagggggctggggcaggacgAGGAGGATGGagcggaggaggaggaagcgGCGAGGGGCAGCCAGGCGCGGGCCAGGAGCCATGCGGAGCCCGCGGCGAGCGGCGGCAGCAGGACCCAGGACCGGCATGAAAGGAAGCggaagaggcaggaggagcagcagcttcagaagATCCAGCACCTGGAGTCTTT CTATGAGAAACCTCCCCCTGGGCTAATTAAG gAGAAcgaaacaaaaccagaagatTGCATACCTGATGTACCAGGCAATGAAAGCGCACGAGAATTCCTGGCACATGCCCCAACAAAAGGGCTTTGGATGCCTTTGGGAAAAGAAGTCAAAGTTATGCAGT gttggAGATGTAAACGTTATGGACACAGAACAGGAGATAAGGAATGCCCATTCTTTATTAAAGGCAATCAGAAATTGGAACAATTTAGAGTA gCACATGAAGATCCAATGTATGATATAATAAGGGAAAATAAGCgtcatgaaaaagaaaagag GATACAGCAAttgaagcagctcctggaggacTCTACCTCAGAATCTGATAGCAgtgatgaggatgatgaagatggcagcagctccactTCCTCAGAACATaaacacaagaagaaaaagagaaaaaaggaaaagaaaaaaaaagaaaagaagaagaagaaaaagaagaagcgTAAATCATCCAAATCTAATGACAAGTCAGAATCTGACTGA